cGAACGGGCAGGAACGGGGGCGCAGCAAGTATGACGTCAAGCTCCTTGTTTGCATACAGTGAGTGGTGGGATAAAAGTTGTCTTCTCCCGATTTTGCCCATCAAGGACATCGTTGGAAACCAGTTGACTTCCGCTGTGAGGTACTGTGGGCGGTAAAGGCGGCATTTTGgtggagacaggttccctttcatcCTATAATTCAAACAGTCTCTGATCTTTGTGGTTACTTATCGGCGCTGCAGTTCCACCAAGCGACGTGGGTAAAGTTCGCTTCACAGTCAAAGCTCTACCAGTTATACGTTGCGAGTGTATACCTCCGAAACAAGGCTCGAACGCTTTGTATTCACAGCCTTACCCCATTTACACAGTTCTGCGCACTTTCTTtcacataataataaaaatagcagcagggagggggaggaggccgTATAAAGAAAATCAGAGAGTGGAGAGAGGACAAGCATCCAGGCTGCACGCCATCACGGTTTGCAAGAGGATGAAGGCGAATTAAATCGGCGTTGTAGGGAGCAAGCATCCATAGGAAACTCTACCGTGGGAGGAGAAGGAAATGTCACACCCCCAGCATCAGTGACAGTCACCACACGGGAGAGGAGATCCCTTAGGAGCAGTAGGAGGATGAAGCTGGACTGATACAGGAGAGAAagtgaaggcagcagcatccaggacacacagacctcacatccagcatgcaTGTCCTTCACACGGACACGGTAATATTACAAATGGCAGAGATGAGTGATCACCTACATCAAAGAGCAgaggattatatacagtgagaggCAGCTCGATGTGGCCCAGGTGTCCGGGGCAGCTAATGAAGTCCTGAGAGCAGGTGGCGCAAAATTCTTTGTTGTCTGGGGGGCCCAGGGCCAGGTCATACAGGCCGTTTATCATAGGATTGCCCGCCGGGTCCAGGTACTGGGGATTGGTGATGGCTTTCACACTCAGCATCCTAGAACACAAAGACACCGTCACAACTATCAGAAGGAACAAATACTTTCTGAATTTAGAGATTTCATCCAGTCCAGGGGTGAGAGCAACGACCAGCGGTCATCACACGTCTTCTGACTGGTCAGGATCTCAGCAatgtaatgtatggacacagtgactgcaccagcagaatagtgagtgcagctctggggtataatacaggatgtaactcaggatcagtacaggataagtaatgtatgtacatagcgactacaccagcagaatagtgagtgcagctctggagtatagtacaggataagtaatgtatgtacacagtgaccgcaccagcagaatagtgagtgcagctctggagtataatacaggataagtaatgtatgtacacagtgaccgcaccagcagTCAGATAAGCAGACGGACGCCATTCCTTCAGATGCTGGGCTCGGCAGTATAACACCCCTGTAATAGACAGAACAGCCGTTACCTGATCTCATCTGAAGAGTAAACGGCGAATGAGATGCGCTGCAGGCGCCGCCATGGCACATCCCTGGAGAACAGCATGGTGCTGAGTGCTAGCTCTCCGGCCAAGCCGCCTCACTGCTCCACACACGTGTAGGACCCGGAAGCGGAGTCCTCCACTGTGCAGCCTGGACAGGGGGAGCGACTGGGGAATATGACCTGACACGCACAGCAGTCGGTTTGACTGTTCTACATTATATGGGTATAACAGACgtatattataatattattttatACTAAAGAAGCTAGGTTACAGGATGAGGCGTATGTGTATGACATAAAACGCCCCCTCTCTCTCCCCATTGGTACAGTCCGGTAGCTGAGGCTCTGTCAACATGGCGCTGCCCTGTGGGCCGCTGCGGGCTGCCTGTCTCAGGACGGGTCCACTGCTCAGGTAGAGGGGGGCACTGGAGGGTGGCGGTTGGGTTTGGGGGAGCAGAGTGTGCTAGGTTTATGTTTTGGGTTGTAAGGACGAAACCATTACATTTGTGGGGGTGATTGGGGTACATCACCTCTGTTAGAGGGCAAAGCTTCATTACCCTCAACCAAGATCAGGGAGCCTGGCGTCTATGGGATAGTGTccctgggacttgtagtactacCCCTGTATCTGGAGCTAGTGGCGTTTCGCTGTATGTCCCTTTCTGGCACTTGTagttccttaaagggattgtaccGTTAGGATTTAATCTGGGACTGTGTGACTAGGTTGCATTATTTAGCATTCACCTTGTTCTGCAGACTGTATTGCTGCACAGTTCTGCTGGATGGAAACCGTCAGCAAGCTTGTTGTCCATGACAATACAATACATAGGGCTTACTGTGCAGAGCCCACACTTCCCAAGCTCAGTGCAGACGCTGAACCCGCAAGGAGAGCGAGATTacagctctgaagcctgcagaattTTGAATGCAGCTCCGGGCCCTCACAGTACTGCCTGGAGCTCGCATTTTGCTGATCACTGCGAGTTACCCCCCTATGCTGTGGGACTATTAGATTAGTGGGGGGCCCCGCACCTTGGTCGAGCATGTCacagggcccccattctcatgattgatGGAGGATGCGGCCTAATAATTATCCCCTatggctggaatacccctttaatacggcagttgcagagagagcagagcctctaggtgtaatggtaacgcccccgttgctcctagaggctcatttacatataataaaacataatttttctcatatgaacatgggaccaacacagatgtcctcagctgccgagcgcacatgtaacaggtcagccagtgtcatagggacaaaactgctgacagagaaGCTCCAGCATACTGCTGTTCACGGCACCTGTCAGATCTGCCTTCAGCAGTTTGTTTCCAAGTAGTAATCCAAATTCTTTTCTATATTAGGCAAATAAAAATGCGTCGTTTTGCAGTGTTCTTGTCCTTTTGACATTTCTCTTCCGTTTTTTCTTGCAGACAATGGCCAAAAACCTCCCCACTATCTGCAGCTGGCATAGCAGGTAGGTGCTCCTCGTAGTCATGTCCTCTTCGAATGGGCCAACATGGCCGCCTTATAAGACTCTGTTGTGTTTCTGTCCCCAGCTCTCGTCCGGCCGCTGGCGAATCCCTGCGCGTCCGGCGatgtgcgacttttttctgcgtTGTGCTCCCCCCTCACCAGATCCGTCCTTCTTCCAGCGTCACATAGGCTCGCCCCCACCCAGGGCGGCTCCATTCTCGGCAGGTAAGTGTCCATGTCCATGCCTACATGTCAGCGTTAGCCTCCCCTGAGACAGTCTGGTTGCTAGGAATActcggcttaaaggggttgtccacttcttTTGGGGGGGGTATGACAAACCTTTctcctggtcagacctgcaaaatggaagcatacttacctgctccccgcccctgctttgacactgctgcagccagtcgatggctgcagcggtgacctgcccccccccccccttgcatcacatgaccaACTCGACTGatacaaggggagcaggtcaccgctgaggccagtgattggctgcagcagtgtcaaaGCCGATCTTGACGGCGCAGGATCCAAGCGGGGCCCGGtgacagggagcaggtaagtatgcttccctttacCAACCTCTGATCTGGAGCTGTCAGACGGCATTGCTCTAGTTACCAATCAGGACAGAGGCTTGGCAATGCCTGTGCCCTGGTGTTCCGTAGACCCTGTTGCCATAGTAATCATAAACTTGGGTGGAGACCCCCTTTAATTGCCAGGGAATATCGTGGTTTAGGCGCTGTTCACATTTGTGTTGTTGCCACTACCCTGTGACTGATCCATCCAGCGATGGACCCCAGTCACTTACAATAGAGCCTGTCGGGTACGTCATTTTACCGGAAAAAAAGTACCTCTGCTTGCTGCTCTGTTTTTCTGCCAGATGCAACAGGATTTGCGACTGAGGCTCAAGCAgatgtaaactcagccttaggctccattcacacgtccgcaattccgttccgtattttgcggaacggaattgcggacccatttatttctatggggccgcaaatgTGCATCCCGGATCcgaaaatgcggacccgcacttccgttcccgaaaaaaatagaatatgccctattcttgtccgcatattctattagtgccggagaTGTGCGGTcttcaaaatgtggaacgcacattcccggtgtccgtgttttgcggatccgcaaaacacacggacgtgtgactagacccttagggctcacgcacacaaacgtatttttggtccttgtctgttccatattatttttatttttttgcggcccatttggggagccattcatttcaatggggccgcaaaaaaacggaaatcactccatatgcattccataTCGGTGAGTCCGCTTCGCAAAAAAGTGGAACGTGTCCATTTTGCAGGCAAGGACAGGCGTTACAAtggatgcgcaaaaaaaaaaccagatgTAACACGGACGTCACACAGATTTGCCgatccgtgatttgcagaccgcaaaatacatatggccgtgtgcatgagcccttaagcctctttcacacgtctgcgttcgtgctcaaatccgtgaaagTCGTCAGTGCTGCCTCCGTGAAGaatccgtgtgtctgttttttgctgtgtcatccgtgtttcgcAGACTGAAAAATTAATTTTCAAAggatctcttcctaatgatccgtgaaacgtGGATGACATGCGAACGGCACCTGTGTTACAtacgtggttttcacggacccataggctataatgggcatggggggaaaaaatagagcatgcatccttgCTAAGAACACGGACCGTGGTACAAAACGGAAGtgcgaatacacacattaaaatggatGGGGAACGCATTATGTCCGTGGAATGCTTACATGTGAATCAGGCTTTAGTCATATCTAgttctgtgttttgtttttttttcaacgcATTCCTAATGTTTCAAGCATTCCCATTCTTTATTTATCAATTTCTTACcgttttcaaaatctctgcttgctgtcagcgaaTGAAAACACACTAGTTTCCATTCACAGGCAGTAAACCAGTACATAGCtggtatccagtctagacaatgctgtggaccccagactgatacattgtaacaaaccagctGCTAATGTTCAACTCCCAGAGCATTGTCCAGGCCAGGGGttggcaacctccggctccccagctgttgtgaaacaactacaattcccagcatgctcccttcatttctatgagagttctgagaagagtggaggaagtatgcatgctgggagttgtagtgccgcAGTACAGTTGTATCCACTTCTCAGCACAGAGCACGACTAGGCATGTGCAGGTTTTGTAGCCTCTGGATGTAAAGAAGTAtaaccattcactgacagcaaacgcATATTTTGAACATGGTGAGAAATCGGGGCGTAAAGCAGATTACAAAGTTGTCCGTTTTTTTGCCTCCTTAGCGTGACTCCGTTGCTTCCCGGCCTCCTTCAGCAGCCTTCGAGGACGGTCACGTATATAAGCCTCCGGAAGGGGAAGAGCAAGACTGTGCGGTCTGTAACCCAGCGCTTTATGCGCCTGCACTGCGGCCTGTGGATCCGGAGAAGGGTAAGATACGTGGAAGTCTACATCCCCCTCCCAatctccagctgttgtggaacTAAAAGTCCCAGCAAGAACGGTGTTGCAAGCttgcttgctgggagttgtagttccacagcaGATGGAGGGTGTATATCTATGTCCTGCGGTTTCTAGATGGACGTCTTGCACCTAGAGCAGTgacggctaacctccggcactccagatgtggttaaactacgactcccagcatgctccgttcatttctatggagcatcTTGGAAGTCGTGGTTttcccacagctggagtgccggaggttagccgtcACTGCTCTAGGTGCAAGACGGCTCTAGGTTAGCCGTCACTGCtctaggttagccatcacagacctagAGCCTCCATCTCTACAAAGAGATCTCTCTCTGAAGGACCTGACACATCCACTCATTACAGAGACGGTCCACTCttccacacgaccgtatggctttttcagtgttttgcggtccgtttttcacggatacgttgttccgtttttttgtttccgttccgttttttcgtatggcatatacagtaattaaatagaaaaaaattgggctgggcataacattttcaatagatggttccgcaaaaacagaagacatacggagtacattccgtatgtgttccatttttgttttttgcggacccgttgacttgaatggagccacggaacgtgatttgcgggcaataataggacatgttctatttttttgcagaacggaaatacggaaacggagtgcacacattgaaatgaatggttccgtatacggtccgcaaaacaatACGGAATGGACgcaaaaagaaaatacgttcatgtgcatgagacctaaagggGTCACCAACCAGTTGTTATGTAATTGCAGCTCCAAGCATGCACAACTTGCTCAAGTGTCCTCTGAATTCCTAtagaatgaagcatgctgggagttgtagtttcacaacagctggggtgcTGAACCAGGCCCTATTTGCTTGAATAGTTACAGGTCATCCCGCTGCCGAGATCTCCAATGATCAGTTGGAACCCAGCAATAAGTGTCCGGCtcccctgcagcgcccccacaggGGAGATGATGCATTACACAGTGactattaggcctcctgcacaaccatttatttaatttttttccgtttacagaccgttttttgcattctgtatacggCCCGCATATGAAACCATTTatttgaatggttccgcaaaagaaaacggaatgtactcagtgtgcattccgtttccgtatttccattccgttgaaagatagaacatgtcctattattgtctgcattacggacaaggatagtgctgttctatcaggggccagctgttccgttccgcaaaatacggaatgcacacggatgtcatccatattgttTTGCGAATctggtttttttgtggaccgcaaaatgcatacggtcgtgtgcaagaggccctaaACTTTTACTGAAAGCTCAGAAGATGTAGCAGTACCGCACTCCGCATGCTGAGAAAGCAGAGCGTGCCCTGAAGCGCTGCTGCACCTTCCGTGCTTTGCGTAAAGTTTGACTTCCCCCTTTAATAGCTCTAAACGCGTCTGCAACCCACCTTTATTTCTAGTCTCTCAAAGCATGAAAAATGAAGCAATTTTGTAATAGGAATTAATTAAAAATGTCCTACCGCTTTGTGTCTACAGCTTCTATATAgtctgtgtctccatggtaacagactacaaacaatctCTGTAGTCCTGCAGCTCTCCAAAGTAGGGACAAATGGAAGGACGTGTGGCAGGACTGCAGTACAGACTTTGTATGttatctgtaaccatggagacacataggactGTACAGGGGCTGCACACAGACAAcagtagattattattatttttttaattgggaccaattgctcatttttgtatttCCGATctattaagagaaaaaaaaaaagaggtgctGAAGGTGGACATAGCCTTTAATGTTTTGATAGTCAAGGACTATGATCCCTATTGGATGGAAGCATTTAAAGGAGTTTATTATTGCTGGCCTATATttctgataggtcatcaatatctgatcggtgggggtctgatcagttgtttgaagaagcTAGGGCACTCAAGTGTGCTTACCAagaacagtgccgtacattgtttagtggcggtgcttggtactgcagcccaggcccattcacgtgagctgcgcctaggccacatgaccggtGAACGTGATGTCAAGAGGCCGGAGCACTGtggccaggagtcggacccccaccgttccatttttccgtttttttttgcgtatcGCAAATGGCAACGGAAACATGGCATTTACAGTaactacataaaaaaattgggctgggcatagatggttccgcaaaaacagaacggatatgaaagacatacggatgcattccgtatgcgttcagttttttttgcggacccattgacttgaatggagccacggaacgtgatttgcaggcaataataggacaagttctttctttcaacgaaacggaatgcatacggagtacattcagtttgttttttgcggaaccattgaaatgaatagttccatatacggaactcaaaaaaaGGCCcgcaaacggggaaaaaaaaaaaaacggttgtgtgaaagaggccttatcctgagggttgaactcccagaaaactcctttactgACATGATGATGCATGTATAGTAGTATAATCACTCCCATCATTGTAGTTATGGAAGTTAGGAGCCCACCTTGTTCTACTGTCCATCTCCAGGCTGGTTATAAGAAGAAGCTGTGGAAGAAGAAGGCGGCCCAGAAGAAGCGACTCCGAGAAATCGTCTTCTGTAACAAAACCCAGAGCAAACTGCTGGACAAGATGACCACCTCCTTCTGGAAGAGGAGGAACTGGTACTCCAACGACCCCTACCAGAAATACCACGACCGCACCAACCTCAGAGTGTAGCCCCCCACCATGTGCGCCCCTTACTGTGCAGTGTAATAAAGTGCGTCTAAGCGGAGTCATCGTCTGTGGTTTTCACTTCCCGGAGTTCAGCATCAAAAGGGTTTCCCTGTAATATTGATGATCGGTCAGCAGCTTCCGGCACTccaactgtggtgaaactacgactcccagcatgcactcttGCTCGACTGGTTCTCAGAACTCCTATAGATGTGgacggagcatgctgggagttgtagtttcacctacTGCAGAACCATTCATAGCCACTACCCAATGTGTGGCGCTGTGTTGT
This portion of the Bufo gargarizans isolate SCDJY-AF-19 chromosome 1, ASM1485885v1, whole genome shotgun sequence genome encodes:
- the MRPL35 gene encoding 39S ribosomal protein L35, mitochondrial — protein: MALPCGPLRAACLRTGPLLRQWPKTSPLSAAGIAALVRPLANPCASGDVRLFSALCSPLTRSVLLPASHRLAPTQGGSILGSVTPLLPGLLQQPSRTVTYISLRKGKSKTVRSVTQRFMRLHCGLWIRRRAGYKKKLWKKKAAQKKRLREIVFCNKTQSKLLDKMTTSFWKRRNWYSNDPYQKYHDRTNLRV